One window from the genome of Spirochaetota bacterium encodes:
- the ybeY gene encoding rRNA maturation RNase YbeY, with amino-acid sequence MIKVNVIDNYKSRFISIKTLKKITTFTLEKMNRDNVELSVVLCDDETIREYNRNYRNKDYATDVLSFPDGDIVGRYIYLGDIIISIDRVFAQSKEFGVEPIEEFVRLLVHGILHLLGYDHETSEDDEKVMMSIQDNLITDVMNLLKRKDS; translated from the coding sequence ATGATAAAAGTTAATGTTATAGACAACTATAAAAGTAGGTTTATAAGCATCAAGACACTGAAGAAGATCACTACTTTTACCCTTGAGAAGATGAACAGAGATAATGTTGAGTTAAGTGTTGTTTTGTGTGATGATGAAACGATAAGAGAGTATAATAGAAACTACCGCAACAAAGATTATGCTACTGATGTTCTATCCTTTCCTGATGGCGATATTGTTGGAAGATATATTTATCTTGGAGATATAATAATATCAATAGATAGGGTTTTTGCCCAGAGTAAAGAATTCGGAGTAGAACCTATTGAAGAGTTTGTAAGGTTATTGGTTCATGGAATTCTACATCTACTTGGTTACGACCACGAGACATCGGAAGACGATGAAAAGGTTATGATGTCCATACAAGACAATCTTATCACAGATGTTATGAACTTACTTAAAAGAAAGGATAGTTAG
- the sufC gene encoding Fe-S cluster assembly ATPase SufC, with protein sequence MSEFFKVVNLRARIEEREILKGLNLEVNRGEIHAIMGPNGSGKTTLSSVIMGSPTHEVEGGDILFKGESILELPPDERAKRGIFLAFQHPEEIPGVSFINFLRIAYNAVFSSRLGDKFVPPKPMEFRNLVKSKIDLLGMDDYFLTRYLNEGFSGGEKKRAEMVQMLLLEPELVIMDETDSGLDIDALKLVANAVMNYRSSNNSFVVITHYSRVLKYIKPDFVHVMFDGRIVKTGDYSLSEMIEEKGYDWVVKQATTNA encoded by the coding sequence ATGAGTGAGTTTTTTAAGGTTGTTAACTTGAGGGCAAGGATAGAGGAGAGGGAGATTCTCAAGGGGCTTAACCTTGAGGTGAATAGAGGTGAGATACACGCTATTATGGGACCTAACGGTTCTGGTAAGACAACACTTTCAAGTGTTATTATGGGTAGTCCTACTCATGAAGTGGAAGGAGGAGATATTTTATTCAAAGGCGAAAGTATTTTGGAACTACCGCCAGATGAGAGAGCAAAGAGAGGGATATTCCTAGCGTTCCAGCATCCTGAAGAGATTCCCGGTGTAAGTTTCATAAATTTCTTGAGGATTGCTTATAATGCGGTATTCTCAAGCAGACTTGGTGATAAGTTTGTTCCACCGAAGCCTATGGAGTTTAGAAACCTTGTTAAGTCAAAAATTGACCTTCTGGGTATGGATGATTACTTCTTAACGAGATATCTGAATGAAGGTTTTTCTGGAGGTGAGAAAAAGAGAGCAGAGATGGTTCAGATGCTTCTTCTTGAGCCTGAGTTGGTTATCATGGATGAGACAGACTCGGGTCTTGATATTGATGCGCTCAAATTAGTTGCTAATGCAGTGATGAATTATAGAAGTTCTAACAATTCATTCGTTGTTATCACTCACTACTCCAGAGTGTTGAAATACATAAAACCAGACTTCGTTCATGTGATGTTTGATGGTAGGATTGTTAAGACTGGTGATTACTCGTTATCTGAGATGATAGAAGAAAAAGGTTATGACTGGGTTGTTAAGCAAGCAACCACAAATGCATAA
- the sufB gene encoding Fe-S cluster assembly protein SufB, with protein sequence MAREEIKQMDINLSKYDFKDPELYVYKSQKGISEEVVKQISKMKGEPDWMTEFRVKAYRIFEKKAMPTWGERWLLDQINFDEIYYYVRPTDTKGNSWDEVPEYIKKTFDRLGIPEAERKYLAGVTAQYESEVVYHSVKSQWESKGVIFTDMDTAVREYPDIVKRYFGTVVPPNDNKFASLNSAVWSGGSFVYVPKGVHVDIPLQAYFRINTQNMGQFERTLIIAEEGASVHYIEGCTAPMYSTNSLHAAVVEIIAHKGAYVRYTTVQNWSKNIYNLVTKRAFAYEDARVEWVDGNLGSKLTMKYPAVFMLGKGAQAEILSIALAGAGQVQDAGAKVVHAAPYTSSKITNKSISIGGGKTIYRGLVKVMKGAVGSKNHTSCNALLIDELSKSDTIPHIDISEDKVSLGHEATAGRISEEQLFYLMSRGLNEHEALVTIVNGFIEPFTKALPLEYAVELNRLIELELEDSIDVGARKVKY encoded by the coding sequence ATGGCAAGAGAAGAGATCAAACAAATGGATATAAACCTTTCAAAGTATGACTTTAAAGACCCTGAACTTTATGTGTATAAATCCCAAAAAGGTATAAGTGAAGAGGTCGTAAAACAGATTTCAAAGATGAAGGGAGAGCCTGACTGGATGACGGAGTTTAGGGTCAAAGCATACAGAATATTTGAGAAGAAGGCCATGCCAACATGGGGTGAGAGATGGCTTTTGGATCAGATTAACTTTGATGAGATTTACTATTATGTTCGTCCAACTGATACCAAGGGTAATAGTTGGGATGAAGTTCCTGAATACATAAAGAAAACATTTGATAGATTGGGAATACCAGAAGCAGAGAGAAAATATCTAGCAGGTGTTACGGCACAGTATGAGTCTGAAGTGGTTTATCATAGTGTAAAATCTCAATGGGAAAGTAAAGGAGTAATATTTACAGATATGGACACTGCAGTTAGAGAATATCCAGACATTGTTAAGAGGTATTTTGGAACGGTTGTGCCACCAAATGATAATAAGTTTGCTTCACTGAACAGTGCTGTTTGGAGTGGTGGTAGTTTTGTATATGTTCCAAAGGGTGTTCATGTAGATATACCACTCCAGGCTTATTTCAGAATAAACACTCAGAATATGGGGCAGTTTGAGAGAACACTGATAATAGCTGAGGAAGGTGCTAGCGTTCATTATATAGAAGGCTGTACTGCTCCAATGTATTCAACAAACTCACTACACGCAGCGGTTGTTGAAATTATCGCACACAAAGGTGCTTATGTTAGATATACTACAGTTCAAAACTGGTCAAAGAATATATACAACCTTGTTACCAAAAGAGCGTTTGCTTATGAAGATGCTAGAGTTGAGTGGGTTGATGGTAATCTTGGAAGTAAATTGACTATGAAGTATCCCGCAGTTTTTATGCTTGGGAAAGGTGCTCAAGCAGAGATACTATCTATAGCACTCGCAGGAGCAGGACAAGTTCAAGATGCAGGAGCGAAAGTAGTTCATGCGGCACCATATACAAGTTCAAAAATAACGAACAAGTCTATAAGCATCGGTGGGGGTAAGACGATATACAGGGGTCTTGTTAAGGTAATGAAAGGAGCAGTCGGTTCAAAGAACCATACTTCCTGTAACGCACTTTTGATAGATGAGTTGTCAAAATCAGACACTATACCGCATATTGACATAAGTGAAGATAAAGTATCATTAGGTCATGAAGCAACTGCTGGTAGGATAAGCGAAGAACAACTATTCTACCTTATGAGTAGAGGGCTTAACGAACACGAAGCACTAGTTACGATTGTAAATGGTTTCATTGAACCTTTCACGAAAGCACTACCCCTAGAATACGCAGTTGAACTTAATAGGTTAATTGAACTGGAACTTGAGGACTCAATTGATGTAGGTGCAAGGAAGGTTAAATACTAA
- a CDS encoding SufD family Fe-S cluster assembly protein encodes MNFTNFGTLNERLSKLVDDARNDISSWGSFKLPIIDKSNPKYNIEFSNRLPSDSKLMYTKISLEVVFDPIVDIHFNISEEPSIRVRVGEDLVKKGFFAKDLYLSLVGEDKFTSEYFLSTFKTLDNIFFSYAISFIKYGVMIYIPNDLDEVVVNINKNIKSDVLGSVYTMLYIGEDSNVKVYESILSDTDESMFAFELSETILGRNSNLWYNIIQNVNPNSEYFSSRRVETLGSNNVEFNDILVGSRYTRTDDKILMVGDNVESKYTGIYFTNGDQKYDILATARHKGSNQGADVIVKGVLDGRSKVYFYGTLKVEENLKGINSHLGGHSLHLSPECKSDSIPALEVDSFDVKTGHAASLTQLDEEKLFYMMSRGLSEYEAKKAIVQGFIEGAVRRISDKDLGIKVKKLLKEKGLDVIETELELI; translated from the coding sequence ATGAATTTCACTAATTTTGGAACTTTAAACGAGAGACTTTCAAAGTTGGTTGATGATGCTAGAAATGATATAAGTAGTTGGGGGAGTTTTAAGCTCCCAATAATTGACAAGTCAAATCCAAAGTACAATATTGAATTCTCTAATAGACTACCAAGCGATTCCAAACTTATGTACACCAAGATAAGTCTTGAGGTTGTGTTTGACCCTATAGTTGATATACACTTTAACATATCAGAAGAACCAAGTATTAGAGTTAGGGTTGGAGAGGATCTTGTAAAGAAAGGTTTCTTTGCTAAAGATTTATACCTAAGCCTTGTAGGAGAGGATAAATTCACATCTGAATACTTCTTGAGCACTTTCAAGACACTTGATAACATATTCTTTTCTTATGCTATATCGTTTATTAAGTATGGAGTTATGATTTACATTCCAAATGATTTGGATGAGGTTGTGGTTAATATAAACAAAAACATAAAGAGTGATGTTTTAGGTTCGGTTTATACTATGTTATACATAGGTGAAGATAGTAATGTTAAGGTGTATGAAAGTATACTATCTGATACTGATGAAAGTATGTTTGCGTTTGAATTATCTGAGACTATACTTGGTAGGAACTCAAACTTGTGGTATAACATCATTCAAAATGTAAATCCTAATTCAGAATACTTCTCAAGTAGAAGGGTTGAAACTCTAGGTAGTAACAATGTGGAATTCAATGATATTCTTGTAGGTTCTAGATATACTAGAACAGATGACAAAATATTGATGGTAGGAGATAATGTAGAATCAAAGTATACGGGTATATACTTTACTAATGGAGATCAGAAGTATGATATTCTAGCAACTGCCAGACACAAGGGGTCAAACCAAGGTGCTGATGTTATTGTGAAAGGTGTTCTTGATGGTAGGTCAAAAGTTTATTTTTACGGAACGCTAAAAGTTGAGGAAAATCTGAAAGGGATAAACTCTCATTTAGGAGGGCATTCCTTACACCTTTCGCCTGAGTGTAAGTCTGACAGTATTCCGGCACTTGAGGTAGACTCGTTTGATGTAAAGACAGGACATGCTGCTTCACTTACTCAGTTGGATGAAGAGAAGTTGTTTTACATGATGTCAAGAGGACTTTCAGAGTATGAAGCTAAAAAGGCAATAGTTCAAGGATTTATTGAAGGTGCAGTTAGAAGAATCTCCGATAAGGATCTAGGTATAAAGGTTAAAAAACTTCTAAAGGAGAAAGGACTTGATGTGATAGAAACAGAACTAGAACTAATATAA